A genomic region of Klebsiella sp. RIT-PI-d contains the following coding sequences:
- the cspE gene encoding transcription antiterminator/RNA stability regulator CspE, with product MAKIKGQVKWFNESKGFGFITPADGSKDVFVHFSAIQGNGFKTLAEGQNVEFEIQDGQKGPAAVNVTAI from the coding sequence ATGGCAAAGATCAAAGGTCAAGTTAAGTGGTTCAACGAATCTAAAGGTTTTGGTTTCATTACGCCTGCTGACGGCAGCAAAGATGTGTTTGTACACTTCTCTGCAATCCAGGGTAACGGCTTCAAAACTCTGGCTGAAGGCCAGAACGTTGAGTTCGAAATTCAGGACGGCCAGAAAGGTCCGGCTGCTGTTAACGTAACTGCAATCTGA
- a CDS encoding YebO family protein, translating to MNELINSGMLNIASLLVSLLVLIVGLVLWFFINRASSRTNEQIELLEALLDQQKRQNALLRRLCEANEPEKAATPSHSADVSAGEDDFIRLVAER from the coding sequence ATGAATGAATTAATCAATTCCGGGATGCTGAATATTGCCTCCCTGCTGGTGTCTCTGCTTGTACTGATTGTGGGGCTGGTGCTGTGGTTTTTTATCAATCGCGCAAGCTCCCGAACCAATGAGCAAATAGAACTTCTGGAAGCGCTGCTCGATCAGCAAAAGCGACAGAATGCGTTGCTTCGTCGGCTTTGTGAAGCCAATGAACCTGAGAAAGCGGCGACGCCCTCCCATTCTGCAGACGTTAGTGCGGGCGAAGATGATTTTATTCGCCTGGTAGCCGAACGCTAA
- the mgrB gene encoding PhoP/PhoQ regulator MgrB has translation MKKFRWVLLAGAIVVGLLIWTQLLNALCDEDVQFFSGICAINKFIPW, from the coding sequence GTGAAAAAATTTAGATGGGTGCTTCTGGCAGGCGCAATTGTTGTTGGTTTGCTGATCTGGACCCAGTTGCTCAATGCATTGTGCGATGAGGACGTACAATTTTTCAGTGGCATTTGTGCGATAAATAAATTCATTCCCTGGTAA
- the kdgR gene encoding DNA-binding transcriptional regulator KdgR: protein MALADLDKQPDSVSSVLKVFGILQALGEEREIGITELSQRVMMSKSTVYRFLQTMKSLGYVAQEGESEKYSLTLKLFELGARALQNVDLIRSADIQMRELSRLTKETIHLGALDEDSIVYIHKIDSMYNLRMYSRIGRRNPLYSTAIGKVLLAWRERDEVVQILDGVEYKRSTDSTITSTQALLPLLDQVKAQGFGEDNQEQEEGLRCIGVPVFDRFGVVIAGLSISFPTLRFSEERLHEYVAMLHTAARKISEQMGYNAYPF from the coding sequence ATGGCACTCGCAGATTTGGATAAGCAGCCAGATTCTGTCTCTTCAGTATTGAAGGTTTTTGGCATCCTGCAGGCGCTTGGCGAAGAGCGTGAAATTGGGATCACCGAACTGTCGCAGCGCGTCATGATGTCGAAAAGCACCGTTTATCGCTTTTTGCAGACCATGAAATCACTGGGGTATGTCGCTCAGGAAGGGGAGTCTGAAAAATACTCCCTGACCCTTAAGCTGTTTGAACTGGGCGCGCGCGCGCTGCAAAATGTTGATTTAATCCGCAGCGCGGACATCCAGATGCGGGAGCTTTCGCGCCTGACAAAAGAGACGATTCACCTTGGTGCCCTGGATGAAGACAGCATTGTCTACATCCATAAAATTGATTCCATGTACAACCTGCGCATGTATTCACGTATTGGCCGCCGCAATCCGCTTTATAGCACCGCAATTGGTAAAGTGCTGCTGGCATGGCGCGAGCGGGATGAAGTCGTGCAGATCCTTGACGGCGTGGAGTATAAACGCAGCACCGATAGCACGATCACCAGTACGCAAGCGCTGCTGCCGCTGCTCGATCAGGTGAAAGCACAGGGGTTTGGCGAAGATAATCAGGAGCAAGAAGAAGGTCTGCGCTGCATCGGCGTGCCGGTTTTTGACCGTTTTGGCGTGGTCATTGCTGGGTTGAGCATCTCTTTCCCAACGCTGCGTTTTTCTGAAGAAAGACTGCACGAGTATGTCGCAATGTTACATACCGCGGCACGTAAAATTTCAGAGCAAATGGGGTATAACGCTTACCCGTTCTGA
- a CDS encoding MFS transporter, whose product MKNTFSDGLPTAQRYGAIATIVLGIAMAVLDGAIANVALPTIAGDLNASPASSIWIVNAYQIAIVITLLSLAFLGDMFGYRRIYKIGLVVFTFSSLACALSDSLLTLTLARVAQGFGGAALMSVNTALIRLIYPARQLGRGMGINSFVVAVSSAASPTIAAGILSVASWQWLFLINVPLGIIALVLALRFLPANGPRTSTPRFDLPSAVMNALTFGLLIAALSGFAQGQSKELVMLEVFVMLVAGYFFVRRQLQLPVPLLPIDLLRIPVFSLSLCTSICSFCAQMLAMVSLPFFLQSIVGRSEVETGLLLTPWPLATMIMAPLAGYLIEKVHAGLLGSLGMIVMACGLFGLALLPASPSDWNIIWPMLLCGAGFGLFQSPNNHTIISSAPRQRSGGASGMLGTARLLGQSIGAALVALMFNLFSDAGTHTCLLLAGVLAVMAAIVSGLRMTQPRAQA is encoded by the coding sequence ATGAAAAACACGTTTTCTGACGGCCTGCCGACGGCTCAGCGTTACGGTGCAATTGCGACCATCGTTCTTGGCATCGCAATGGCCGTATTGGATGGTGCAATCGCTAATGTCGCCCTGCCAACCATTGCAGGCGACCTGAATGCCTCGCCCGCGTCGTCCATATGGATAGTCAATGCCTATCAAATCGCGATTGTTATCACCCTCTTATCGCTGGCATTTCTCGGAGACATGTTTGGTTATCGGCGGATCTATAAAATCGGACTGGTGGTTTTCACGTTTTCGTCGCTTGCCTGTGCGCTCTCTGACTCATTACTCACGCTGACGCTTGCCCGTGTCGCACAGGGATTCGGCGGCGCGGCATTAATGAGTGTGAATACCGCGTTAATCCGCCTTATTTATCCGGCGCGTCAACTGGGCCGGGGAATGGGAATTAACTCGTTTGTGGTTGCCGTTTCGTCTGCTGCCAGTCCGACCATCGCAGCAGGTATTCTCTCAGTGGCCTCCTGGCAGTGGCTATTTTTGATTAATGTGCCGTTAGGGATTATCGCCCTGGTGCTGGCGCTGCGTTTTCTGCCGGCCAACGGCCCGCGTACCAGCACGCCACGATTTGATCTCCCGAGTGCAGTAATGAATGCGCTGACATTTGGCTTATTGATCGCGGCCCTAAGCGGTTTTGCGCAGGGGCAATCGAAAGAACTGGTCATGCTTGAGGTATTCGTGATGCTGGTCGCAGGCTATTTCTTTGTTCGCCGCCAGTTACAGCTTCCGGTGCCGCTTCTGCCTATTGATCTGCTGCGTATTCCTGTTTTTTCGTTATCTCTTTGCACGTCAATTTGCTCGTTCTGTGCGCAAATGCTGGCAATGGTCTCCCTGCCCTTTTTCCTGCAATCCATTGTCGGACGCAGTGAGGTAGAAACCGGGCTATTACTGACGCCGTGGCCTCTGGCGACAATGATCATGGCTCCGCTGGCAGGATATTTGATTGAAAAAGTTCACGCGGGCTTGCTGGGGTCATTGGGCATGATAGTGATGGCCTGCGGTTTGTTTGGACTGGCCTTACTACCCGCCTCGCCATCTGACTGGAATATCATCTGGCCAATGCTGCTGTGCGGTGCGGGATTCGGTTTGTTTCAGTCTCCCAATAACCATACTATTATTTCATCAGCGCCACGTCAGCGCAGTGGCGGAGCCAGTGGAATGCTGGGTACGGCACGCTTGCTGGGGCAAAGTATTGGTGCGGCGCTGGTGGCCCTGATGTTTAATTTGTTTAGCGATGCGGGCACCCATACCTGTCTGCTGCTGGCGGGTGTACTGGCCGTTATGGCGGCAATTGTCAGCGGTTTACGCATGACCCAGCCCCGGGCGCAGGCATAA
- the htpX gene encoding protease HtpX: MMRIALFLMTNLAVMVVFGLVLSLTGIQSSSMTGLLIMALLFGFGGSIVSLLMSKWMALKSVGGEVIEQPRNETERWLMQTVSQQANQAGIAMPQVAIYHAPDINAFATGARRDVSLVAVSTGLLQNMSRDEAEAVIAHEISHIANGDMVTMTLIQGVVNTFVIFISRVLAQIAAGFLGGNRDEGESNNGNPLIYFAVAMVLELLFGILASMITMWFSRHREFHADAGSARLVGREKMIAALQRLKTSYEPQEASSMMAFCINGKSKSLSEFFMTHPPLDKRIEALRSGEYLK, encoded by the coding sequence ATGATGCGAATCGCGCTTTTCCTGATGACCAACCTGGCTGTTATGGTGGTGTTTGGGCTGGTGCTAAGCCTGACGGGAATTCAGTCGAGCAGTATGACTGGCCTGCTAATTATGGCGCTGCTGTTTGGTTTTGGTGGTTCGATTGTTTCACTATTAATGTCGAAATGGATGGCCCTTAAATCTGTCGGCGGTGAAGTGATTGAGCAGCCGCGCAACGAAACAGAGCGCTGGCTGATGCAAACCGTATCACAGCAGGCTAATCAGGCGGGTATCGCCATGCCGCAGGTGGCCATTTACCATGCGCCGGATATCAACGCGTTTGCCACGGGTGCGCGCCGTGATGTGTCGCTGGTGGCGGTCAGTACCGGGCTGTTACAGAACATGAGCCGTGATGAAGCTGAGGCGGTTATCGCCCATGAAATCAGTCACATCGCGAATGGTGATATGGTCACCATGACCCTGATTCAGGGGGTGGTGAACACGTTTGTGATTTTCATCTCGCGCGTACTGGCCCAGATAGCCGCGGGTTTTCTCGGTGGCAACCGGGATGAAGGTGAAAGTAACAACGGCAACCCGCTGATTTATTTTGCGGTTGCGATGGTGCTGGAACTGCTGTTCGGCATTCTGGCGAGCATGATCACCATGTGGTTCTCGCGCCACCGTGAGTTCCATGCAGATGCGGGCTCGGCACGTCTGGTGGGGCGTGAAAAAATGATTGCCGCCCTGCAGCGTCTGAAAACCAGCTATGAGCCGCAGGAGGCCAGCAGCATGATGGCATTCTGTATTAACGGTAAGTCGAAATCGCTGAGTGAGTTTTTTATGACTCACCCGCCGCTGGATAAGCGTATTGAAGCGCTGCGCAGCGGCGAATACCTCAAGTAG
- the prc gene encoding carboxy terminal-processing peptidase, whose product MNTFFKLTAIAGMFLAAGHAFSADEITRADQIPVLKEDVQHSTVSERVTSRFTRSHYRQFDLDKAFSAKIFDRYLNLLDYSHNVLLASDVEKFADKKTVLGDELRSGKLNVFYDLYNLGQQRRFERYQYALKVLERPMDFSGNDTFNLDRSKSPWPKDEAELNALWDGKVKYDELSLKLTGKTDKEIRETLNRRYKFAIRRLAQSNSEDVFSLAMTAFAHEIDPHTNYLSPRNTEQFNTEMSLSLEGIGAVLQMDDDYTLINSMVAGGPAAKSKAISVGDRIVGVGQVGQTMVDVIGWRLDDVVALIKGPKGSKVRLEVLPEGKGTKTRIVTLTRERIRLEDRAVKMTVKNVGKEKVGVLDIPGFYVGLTDDVKVQLQKLEKQNVSSVIIDLRTNGGGALTEAVSLSGLFIPSGPVVQVRDNNGKVREDSDTDGVVYYKGPLVVLVDRFSASASEIFAAAMQDYGRALIVGEPTFGKGTVQQYRSLNRIYDQMLRPEWPALGSVQYTIQKFYRINGGSTQRKGVTPDILMPTGTEETETGEKFEDNALPWDSINAATFVKSGDLTPFGPELLKDHNARIAEDHEFQYIIKDIARFNALKDKRNNVSLNYAQREKENAEDDATRLARINDRFAREGKPLLKKLDDLPKDYQEPDPYLDETVHIAVDLSHLQKEQPAKSK is encoded by the coding sequence ATGAACACATTTTTTAAACTCACTGCAATCGCAGGCATGTTTTTAGCGGCAGGCCATGCTTTTTCAGCGGATGAGATCACGCGTGCCGATCAGATTCCGGTTCTTAAGGAAGATGTTCAGCACTCTACGGTAAGCGAGCGTGTTACATCGCGTTTCACGCGCTCGCATTACCGTCAGTTCGATTTAGATAAGGCCTTTTCCGCCAAAATCTTCGATCGTTATCTGAACCTGCTTGACTACAGTCACAACGTCCTGCTGGCCAGCGACGTTGAAAAGTTTGCAGATAAAAAAACGGTGCTTGGCGACGAGCTGCGTTCAGGCAAGCTTAACGTCTTTTATGATCTGTATAATTTGGGGCAGCAGCGTCGTTTCGAGCGTTATCAATATGCGTTAAAAGTGCTGGAACGTCCGATGGATTTTTCCGGCAACGATACGTTTAACCTCGATCGCAGCAAGTCCCCGTGGCCCAAAGACGAAGCAGAGTTAAACGCGCTGTGGGACGGTAAAGTTAAGTATGATGAACTGAGCCTGAAACTGACCGGCAAAACCGACAAAGAGATCCGCGAGACGTTAAACCGTCGCTACAAATTTGCGATCCGCCGGCTGGCGCAGTCCAACAGTGAAGACGTTTTCTCTCTGGCGATGACCGCATTCGCTCATGAAATCGATCCGCACACTAACTATCTGTCACCGCGCAATACCGAGCAGTTCAATACCGAAATGAGCCTCTCGCTCGAAGGGATTGGTGCCGTATTACAAATGGATGATGATTATACGCTGATCAACTCAATGGTCGCCGGTGGACCGGCGGCGAAAAGCAAAGCGATCTCGGTGGGCGACCGTATTGTTGGGGTCGGCCAGGTCGGACAGACCATGGTCGATGTCATTGGCTGGCGTCTTGACGATGTTGTAGCGCTGATCAAAGGCCCAAAAGGCAGCAAGGTTCGCCTTGAAGTATTGCCGGAAGGTAAGGGCACTAAAACGCGTATTGTTACTCTGACCCGTGAGCGAATTCGTCTCGAAGACCGCGCGGTTAAGATGACGGTAAAAAACGTCGGTAAAGAGAAAGTCGGCGTGCTGGATATTCCGGGCTTTTATGTTGGTCTGACCGATGACGTCAAGGTACAACTGCAGAAGCTCGAGAAACAGAACGTCAGCAGCGTCATTATTGATTTACGGACTAACGGCGGCGGAGCGCTGACTGAAGCTGTATCGCTTTCCGGCCTGTTTATTCCGTCTGGCCCTGTGGTCCAGGTACGCGATAATAACGGTAAGGTTCGTGAAGATAGCGACACTGACGGCGTGGTCTATTACAAAGGTCCACTCGTCGTGCTGGTCGACCGTTTCAGCGCTTCAGCTTCTGAAATCTTTGCGGCGGCAATGCAGGATTATGGCCGGGCGCTGATTGTGGGTGAACCTACCTTCGGTAAAGGTACGGTGCAACAGTATCGTTCTCTGAACCGTATTTACGATCAGATGTTGCGTCCGGAATGGCCTGCGCTAGGTTCTGTGCAGTATACCATCCAGAAATTCTACCGCATCAACGGCGGCAGTACTCAGCGCAAAGGTGTGACCCCCGATATCCTCATGCCAACCGGCACGGAAGAGACGGAAACCGGCGAGAAATTTGAAGATAATGCGCTGCCGTGGGATAGCATCAATGCGGCAACCTTTGTGAAGTCAGGTGATTTGACGCCTTTTGGACCTGAACTGCTGAAAGATCACAATGCACGCATTGCTGAAGATCACGAGTTCCAGTACATCATTAAAGACATCGCCCGCTTTAATGCGCTGAAGGATAAGCGAAACAACGTTTCTCTTAATTACGCCCAGCGTGAGAAAGAAAATGCTGAAGATGATGCGACGCGTCTGGCGCGGATTAACGACCGATTTGCGCGGGAAGGTAAGCCGTTACTGAAAAAACTCGACGATTTGCCGAAGGATTATCAGGAACCTGACCCGTATCTTGATGAAACGGTGCATATCGCCGTGGATTTATCCCATCTGCAAAAAGAGCAGCCGGCGAAAAGCAAATAG
- the proQ gene encoding RNA chaperone ProQ has product MENQPKLNSSKEVIAFLAERFPQCFSAEGEARPLKIGIFQDLVARVEGEMNLSKTQLRSALRLYTSSWRYLYGIKAGATRVDLDGNACGELDEQHVLHARQQLEEAKARVQAQRAEQQAKKREAAGEGQQPTDAPRRERKPRPPVRRKEDAERKSRAAKPAPKAQPVAREEKFTPVSDLSALTVGQSLKVKAGNSAMDATILEITKDGVRVQLTSGMSMIVRAEHLVF; this is encoded by the coding sequence ATGGAAAATCAACCTAAGTTGAATAGTAGTAAAGAAGTTATCGCATTTCTGGCCGAACGTTTTCCTCAGTGTTTTAGTGCTGAAGGTGAAGCGCGTCCGCTTAAAATCGGCATTTTTCAGGATCTGGTCGCCCGTGTTGAAGGTGAAATGAACCTCAGCAAGACTCAGCTTCGCTCCGCACTGCGTTTGTATACCTCAAGCTGGCGTTACCTGTACGGCATTAAAGCGGGTGCAACCCGTGTCGATCTCGACGGCAATGCCTGCGGTGAACTGGATGAGCAGCACGTTTTACACGCTCGCCAGCAGCTGGAAGAGGCGAAAGCGCGCGTACAGGCACAGCGTGCTGAGCAGCAGGCGAAGAAGCGTGAAGCAGCAGGTGAAGGCCAGCAGCCGACCGACGCCCCGCGTCGCGAACGTAAGCCGCGTCCTCCGGTTCGCCGTAAAGAAGATGCTGAACGTAAATCTCGCGCCGCTAAACCGGCACCAAAAGCGCAGCCTGTTGCCCGTGAAGAAAAATTCACGCCGGTTTCAGATCTCTCTGCGCTGACCGTGGGCCAGTCCCTTAAGGTGAAAGCGGGTAATAGCGCTATGGATGCTACCATCCTGGAAATCACCAAAGATGGCGTTCGAGTACAGCTGACGTCTGGTATGTCAATGATTGTACGCGCAGAACACCTGGTGTTCTGA
- a CDS encoding GAF domain-containing protein has product MNKTEFYADLNRDLKALMAGETSFLAILSNTSALLFERLEAVNWAGFYLLEGETLVLGPFQGKIACVRIPSGRGVCGTAVAENRIQRVDDVHAFAGHIACDSASNAEIVLPLTVENQIIGVLDIDSTVFSRFTTEDEQGLSELVEHLEKLLAASDYQKFFALKAG; this is encoded by the coding sequence ATGAACAAAACAGAATTTTACGCGGATCTGAACCGTGATTTAAAGGCATTAATGGCAGGCGAAACCAGTTTTCTGGCGATTCTTTCCAATACCAGCGCGCTGCTTTTCGAACGTCTGGAAGCGGTTAACTGGGCAGGATTTTATTTACTGGAGGGCGAAACGCTGGTTTTAGGTCCCTTCCAGGGGAAAATTGCCTGCGTGCGCATTCCGTCAGGACGCGGTGTTTGCGGCACGGCGGTGGCTGAAAATCGTATTCAGCGCGTTGATGATGTCCATGCATTTGCCGGTCACATCGCCTGCGACTCTGCCAGCAATGCAGAAATCGTATTGCCGTTGACGGTAGAAAATCAGATTATTGGCGTTCTGGATATCGACAGCACCGTCTTCTCGCGCTTCACAACCGAGGACGAGCAGGGGCTAAGTGAGCTGGTTGAGCATCTTGAGAAACTGCTTGCCGCCAGTGATTATCAAAAATTCTTTGCCCTCAAAGCAGGATAA
- the yebS gene encoding membrane integrity lipid transport subunit YebS, whose amino-acid sequence MALKANTFRPSKKIIVHSVSDPLPRAQYQRCPQCDTLFMLPVMKSNQSAYCPQCEAKIRDSRDWSLTRLGAMAIAMLLLMPFAWNEPLLRIYLLGVRIDANVLQGIWQMKEMGDPITATMVLFCTIGAPLVLVCAIAYLWLGNILGMNLRPVLLMLDKLKEWVMLDIYLVGIGVAAIKVQDYAYLQPGIGLLAFVALMLLSVLTLIHLNVEQLWERFYPTRPALRIHPDLRVCLGCHFTGLPDKNGRCPRCHIPLRLRRRHSLQKCWAALTASLIFLVPANLLPISVIYLNGGRQEDTIFSGIMSLASSNVAVAAVVFVASILVPFTKVIVLFTLLISIHFKWAHGLRLRINLLRMVIWIGRWSMLDLFVISLTMSLINRDQLLAFTMGPAAFYFGAAVILTILAVEWLDSRLLWDAHESGNARFDD is encoded by the coding sequence ATGGCACTTAAAGCAAACACCTTTAGACCGTCGAAAAAAATTATCGTCCATTCGGTTAGCGATCCGTTGCCTCGCGCACAGTATCAACGTTGTCCGCAATGCGATACGCTTTTTATGTTGCCGGTCATGAAATCGAATCAAAGCGCATACTGCCCGCAATGCGAGGCAAAAATTCGTGACAGTCGCGACTGGTCGCTGACGCGTCTCGGCGCAATGGCCATTGCGATGCTGCTGCTGATGCCCTTCGCCTGGAATGAGCCTCTGCTGCGGATCTACCTGCTGGGCGTCCGTATTGATGCCAATGTGCTACAGGGGATCTGGCAAATGAAGGAGATGGGCGATCCGATCACAGCTACCATGGTTTTGTTTTGCACTATCGGCGCGCCGCTGGTGCTGGTCTGTGCGATCGCCTATCTGTGGCTGGGCAACATTCTCGGCATGAATCTGCGCCCGGTGCTGCTGATGCTGGATAAACTCAAAGAGTGGGTAATGCTCGACATCTATCTGGTAGGAATTGGTGTCGCGGCAATCAAAGTACAGGATTATGCTTACCTGCAACCCGGTATTGGGCTTTTGGCCTTTGTCGCGCTGATGCTCTTAAGCGTATTGACACTTATTCATCTTAACGTCGAGCAGCTGTGGGAACGGTTTTATCCGACGCGCCCGGCATTGCGCATTCATCCCGATCTGCGAGTTTGCCTGGGATGTCATTTTACCGGTTTGCCAGACAAAAACGGGCGTTGTCCGCGCTGTCATATTCCCCTGCGTCTGCGCCGCCGTCATAGTCTGCAAAAATGCTGGGCGGCGTTAACCGCCTCGCTAATCTTTTTGGTGCCTGCTAACCTGCTTCCTATCTCCGTTATTTATCTCAACGGCGGGCGCCAGGAGGATACGATTTTCTCCGGGATAATGTCGCTTGCCAGCAGTAATGTCGCGGTAGCGGCAGTGGTGTTTGTTGCCAGTATCCTGGTCCCCTTTACCAAAGTGATTGTACTGTTTACGCTACTTATTAGTATTCACTTTAAATGGGCCCATGGGCTGCGCCTGCGCATTAATCTGCTGCGCATGGTGATTTGGATCGGCCGATGGTCAATGCTGGATTTATTTGTTATTTCGCTGACAATGTCGCTTATCAATCGCGACCAGTTGCTCGCGTTTACCATGGGGCCAGCTGCGTTTTATTTTGGCGCAGCGGTAATTTTGACAATTCTTGCTGTTGAATGGCTGGATAGCCGCTTACTTTGGGATGCACATGAGTCAGGAAACGCCCGCTTCGACGACTGA